A window of the Gossypium arboreum isolate Shixiya-1 chromosome 2, ASM2569848v2, whole genome shotgun sequence genome harbors these coding sequences:
- the LOC108466739 gene encoding norbelladine synthase-like — translation MQGHVSQDTPAGVPAALIWDIYRGLELGRLVDKLAPEVLGRVEFLEGDGGVGTIVKLTFPPGSPGRGYMKERFTKIDDENRVKETEVLEGGYKDLGFDVVRIRLEIVEKDLESCMVRSTIEYEGEEKLVDVVSHVNVKPLEMIAEIIGKHLCQNKSTL, via the exons atgcagGGCCATGTCTCACAGGATACTCCGGCTGGTGTTCCAGCAGCTTTAATATGGGATATATACCGCGGTCTGGAGCTGGGGAGGCTTGTGGATAAACTAGCACCGGAGGTTCTTGGAAGGGTAGAATTCCTAGAAGGTGATGGAGGCGTCGGAACCATTGTCAAGCTCACATTTCCACCAG GAAGCCCTGGAAGGGGTTACATGAAAGAAAGATTCACAAAGATTGATGATGAAAATCGAGTTAAAGAAACAGAAGTGCTTGAAGGAGGATACAAAGATCTTGGATTCGATGTGGTTCGTATTCGGTTAGAGATAGTGGAGAAAGATTTGGAATCATGTATGGTGAGGTCAACTATAGAGTATGAAGGAGAAGAGAAGCTTGTTGATGTTGTTTCCCATGTCAACGTTAAGCCACTGGAAATGATTGCTGAAATAATTGGGAAACATCTCTGTCAAAACAAATCCACTCTCTAG